A genomic region of Polypterus senegalus isolate Bchr_013 chromosome 17, ASM1683550v1, whole genome shotgun sequence contains the following coding sequences:
- the taf12 gene encoding transcription initiation factor TFIID subunit 12, giving the protein MNQFQSQPLINLSSYSSTVKTETASTPPITTTMANNTAVAAAAATKMPSAPGPAGRLSPEGTQVLSKKKLQDLVREIDPNEQLDEDVEEMLLQIADDFIESVVTAACQLARHRKSNTLEVKDVQLHLERQWNMWIPGFGSDEIRPYKKACMTEAHKQRMALIRKTTKK; this is encoded by the exons ATGAATCAGTTCCAGTCACAACCTTTAATCAACCTTTCCAGCTATTCTTCTACTGTGAAAACAGAGACTGCCAGCACTCCTCCTATTACTACTACCATGGCAAACAACACAgctgtggcagcagcagcagcgactAAAATGCCAAGTGCTCCTGGACCTGCTGGACGACTGAGCCCTGAAGGCACACAG GTACTGAGTAAAAAGAAGCTGCAAGACCTGGTGAGAGAAATCGATCCCAATGAACAACTGGATGAGGATGTTGAAGAG ATGTTACTCCAAATTGCAGATGATTTTATTGAGAGTGTGGTGACGGCTGCCTGTCAGCTCGCACGTCATCGCAAATCCAATACTCTAGAGGTTAAAGATGTCCAATTGCATCTGG AGCGCCAGTGGAACATGTGGATTCCAGGTTTTGGTTCAGATGAAATTAGACCCTATAAGAAAGCTTGTATGACAGAAGCCCATAAACAG AGAATGGCTTTGATTcgtaaaacaaccaaaaaatag